From Onychostoma macrolepis isolate SWU-2019 chromosome 05, ASM1243209v1, whole genome shotgun sequence, one genomic window encodes:
- the supt4h1 gene encoding transcription elongation factor SPT4: MSLETVPKDLRHLRACLLCSLVKTIDQFEYDGCDNCESYLQMKGNREMVYECTSSSFDGVIAMMSPEDSWVAKWQRIGNFKPGVYAVTVTGRLPPGVVRELKSRGVIYRSRDTAVKT; this comes from the exons ATGTCTCTGGAGACTGTCCCGAAAGATCTGCGTCATTTGAGAGCGTGTCTGCTGTGCTCTCTTGTCAAG ACCATTGATCAGTTTGAGTACGACGGATGTGACAACTGTGAATCATACCTGCAGATGAAGGGCAATCGAGAGATGGTTTATGAATGCACAAGCTCTTCTTTTGATGG AGTTATTGCTATGATGAGCCCAGAGGACAGTTGGGTGGCAAAATGGCAAAGAATCG GTAACTTCAAGCCAGGCGTCTATGCAGTAACGGTAACGGGTCGGTTACCTCCAG GTGTGGTGCGAGAGCTGAAGAGCAGAGGTGTCATCTACAGATCCAGAGACACAGCtgttaaaacatga
- the hsf5 gene encoding heat shock factor protein 5 isoform X3 — protein MMDVENDKSLLRVHINYNNFPAKLWRLINNPQNDSVFWSPNGESVIVDQQRFEDELLSPVKQDAKLFKTTNFTSFIRQLNLYGFRKVYDRSFKDRRRNLHHFHNPFFKQSRPELLVHMKRLTISNKAKMQAGEEVTCRPPRRNHQQSQHNTTEAKRGFADPNQHFGSVSHQQMGSDRSLIPPRSWIFPYSDVPPFYSNKGIPVSVIRLNPYNTPHRIQSGPGALFPQEPKYIPHQLSYPPGLYSPVCQCCTAGFTEADRAGADQTALPYSHYAYYPQSYSLSHHHNSIQTTNWPAHVTPESQRGDVNLDRVFQMVDEFQGLPNVHVVRVGTPVNGQHTSSPSLCTLPAASKPDPDSPQSSRAGTAASSPVRAACSAGAQYIKLESEGHDVEKQGASQLKEDAADQKVTQESIRN, from the exons ATGATGGATGTGGAGAATGATAAGTCTCTTCTCAGAGTACACATAAACTACAACAACTTCCCGGCTAAGTTGTGGCGTTTGATAAACAATCCCCAAAACGACTCGGTCTTCTGGAGCCCAAATGGAGAGAGTGTGATTGTCGACCAGCAGCGGTTTGAGGACGAACTGCTGTCACCGGTCAAACAAGACGCTAAACTGTTCAAGACCACCAACTTCACCAGCTTCATCCGCCAGCTCAACCTCTACGGCTTCCGGAAGGTCTATGACAGGTCCTTCAAGGACAGACGCCGCAACCTGCACCACTTCCACAATCCCTTCTTCAAACAGAGTCGGCCAGAGCTTCTGGTCCACATGAAGAGGCTCACAATCAGTAACAAGGCCAAGATGCAGGCCGGAGAGGAGGTGACCTGTCGCCCCCCGCGCCGAAACCATCAGCAGTCTCAACACAACACTACAGAGGCGAAGAGAG GTTTTGCAGACCCAAATCAGCACTTTGGTTCTGTATCCCATCAGCAGATGGGGTCTGACCGAAGCCTGATCCCTCCGCGCTCCTGGATCTTTCCTTACAGTGATGTGCCTCCCTTCTACTCTAACAAAGGCATCCCGGTTTCTGTCATCCGCCTCAATCCGTACAACACTCCTCACAGGATCCAGTCCGGTCCTGGTGCTCTGTTTCCACAGGAGCCTAAATATATACCTCATCAGCTGTCCTATCCTCCTGGGCTTTACTCGCCAG TTTGTCAGTGTTGCACTGCTGGTTTTACTGAAGCAGATCGAGCAGGTGCAGATCAAACAGCTCTGCCATATTCACATTATGCTTATTACCCG CAGAGCTATTCACTGAGCCACCATCACAACAGCATCCAAACCACGAACTGGCCCGCACACGTTACACCTGAGTCTCAGCGGGGCGACGTGAACCTCGACAGGGTGTTCCAGATGGTGGATGAGTTCCAGGGTTTGCCCAACGTCCACGTCGTGCGAGTGGGCACCCCTGTGAACGGCCAGCACACCTCCAGCCCATCTCTCTGCACTCTACCTGCTGCCTCTAAACCTGACCCCGACAGTCCTCAGAGCTCCAGGGCAGGCACTGCGGCATCCAGTCCTGTGAGAGCGGCCTGCAGTGCGGGAGCTCAGTACATCAAACTGGAGTCTGAGGGACATGATGTTGAGAAGCAAGGAGCCAGCCAACTCAAAGAAGATGCTGCAGATCAGAAAGTGACTCAGGAAAGCATCAGAAACTGA
- the hsf5 gene encoding heat shock factor protein 5 isoform X4 — translation MMDVENDKSLLRVHINYNNFPAKLWRLINNPQNDSVFWSPNGESVIVDQQRFEDELLSPVKQDAKLFKTTNFTSFIRQLNLYGFRKVYDRSFKDRRRNLHHFHNPFFKQSRPELLVHMKRLTISNKAKMQAGEEVTCRPPRRNHQQSQHNTTEAKRGFADPNQHFGSVSHQQMGSDRSLIPPRSWIFPYSDVPPFYSNKGIPVSVIRLNPYNTPHRIQSGPGALFPQEPKYIPHQLSYPPGLYSPVCQCCTAGFTEADRAGADQTALPYSHYAYYPSYSLSHHHNSIQTTNWPAHVTPESQRGDVNLDRVFQMVDEFQGLPNVHVVRVGTPVNGQHTSSPSLCTLPAASKPDPDSPQSSRAGTAASSPVRAACSAGAQYIKLESEGHDVEKQGASQLKEDAADQKVTQESIRN, via the exons ATGATGGATGTGGAGAATGATAAGTCTCTTCTCAGAGTACACATAAACTACAACAACTTCCCGGCTAAGTTGTGGCGTTTGATAAACAATCCCCAAAACGACTCGGTCTTCTGGAGCCCAAATGGAGAGAGTGTGATTGTCGACCAGCAGCGGTTTGAGGACGAACTGCTGTCACCGGTCAAACAAGACGCTAAACTGTTCAAGACCACCAACTTCACCAGCTTCATCCGCCAGCTCAACCTCTACGGCTTCCGGAAGGTCTATGACAGGTCCTTCAAGGACAGACGCCGCAACCTGCACCACTTCCACAATCCCTTCTTCAAACAGAGTCGGCCAGAGCTTCTGGTCCACATGAAGAGGCTCACAATCAGTAACAAGGCCAAGATGCAGGCCGGAGAGGAGGTGACCTGTCGCCCCCCGCGCCGAAACCATCAGCAGTCTCAACACAACACTACAGAGGCGAAGAGAG GTTTTGCAGACCCAAATCAGCACTTTGGTTCTGTATCCCATCAGCAGATGGGGTCTGACCGAAGCCTGATCCCTCCGCGCTCCTGGATCTTTCCTTACAGTGATGTGCCTCCCTTCTACTCTAACAAAGGCATCCCGGTTTCTGTCATCCGCCTCAATCCGTACAACACTCCTCACAGGATCCAGTCCGGTCCTGGTGCTCTGTTTCCACAGGAGCCTAAATATATACCTCATCAGCTGTCCTATCCTCCTGGGCTTTACTCGCCAG TTTGTCAGTGTTGCACTGCTGGTTTTACTGAAGCAGATCGAGCAGGTGCAGATCAAACAGCTCTGCCATATTCACATTATGCTTATTACCCG AGCTATTCACTGAGCCACCATCACAACAGCATCCAAACCACGAACTGGCCCGCACACGTTACACCTGAGTCTCAGCGGGGCGACGTGAACCTCGACAGGGTGTTCCAGATGGTGGATGAGTTCCAGGGTTTGCCCAACGTCCACGTCGTGCGAGTGGGCACCCCTGTGAACGGCCAGCACACCTCCAGCCCATCTCTCTGCACTCTACCTGCTGCCTCTAAACCTGACCCCGACAGTCCTCAGAGCTCCAGGGCAGGCACTGCGGCATCCAGTCCTGTGAGAGCGGCCTGCAGTGCGGGAGCTCAGTACATCAAACTGGAGTCTGAGGGACATGATGTTGAGAAGCAAGGAGCCAGCCAACTCAAAGAAGATGCTGCAGATCAGAAAGTGACTCAGGAAAGCATCAGAAACTGA
- the hsf5 gene encoding heat shock factor protein 5 isoform X2, whose protein sequence is MMDVENDKSLLRVHINYNNFPAKLWRLINNPQNDSVFWSPNGESVIVDQQRFEDELLSPVKQDAKLFKTTNFTSFIRQLNLYGFRKVYDRSFKDRRRNLHHFHNPFFKQSRPELLVHMKRLTISNKAKMQAGEEVTCRPPRRNHQQSQHNTTEAKRGFADPNQHFGSVSHQQMGSDRSLIPPRSWIFPYSDVPPFYSNKGIPVSVIRLNPYNTPHRIQSGPGALFPQEPKYIPHQLSYPPGLYSPVVCQCCTAGFTEADRAGADQTALPYSHYAYYPSYSLSHHHNSIQTTNWPAHVTPESQRGDVNLDRVFQMVDEFQGLPNVHVVRVGTPVNGQHTSSPSLCTLPAASKPDPDSPQSSRAGTAASSPVRAACSAGAQYIKLESEGHDVEKQGASQLKEDAADQKVTQESIRN, encoded by the exons ATGATGGATGTGGAGAATGATAAGTCTCTTCTCAGAGTACACATAAACTACAACAACTTCCCGGCTAAGTTGTGGCGTTTGATAAACAATCCCCAAAACGACTCGGTCTTCTGGAGCCCAAATGGAGAGAGTGTGATTGTCGACCAGCAGCGGTTTGAGGACGAACTGCTGTCACCGGTCAAACAAGACGCTAAACTGTTCAAGACCACCAACTTCACCAGCTTCATCCGCCAGCTCAACCTCTACGGCTTCCGGAAGGTCTATGACAGGTCCTTCAAGGACAGACGCCGCAACCTGCACCACTTCCACAATCCCTTCTTCAAACAGAGTCGGCCAGAGCTTCTGGTCCACATGAAGAGGCTCACAATCAGTAACAAGGCCAAGATGCAGGCCGGAGAGGAGGTGACCTGTCGCCCCCCGCGCCGAAACCATCAGCAGTCTCAACACAACACTACAGAGGCGAAGAGAG GTTTTGCAGACCCAAATCAGCACTTTGGTTCTGTATCCCATCAGCAGATGGGGTCTGACCGAAGCCTGATCCCTCCGCGCTCCTGGATCTTTCCTTACAGTGATGTGCCTCCCTTCTACTCTAACAAAGGCATCCCGGTTTCTGTCATCCGCCTCAATCCGTACAACACTCCTCACAGGATCCAGTCCGGTCCTGGTGCTCTGTTTCCACAGGAGCCTAAATATATACCTCATCAGCTGTCCTATCCTCCTGGGCTTTACTCGCCAG TAGTTTGTCAGTGTTGCACTGCTGGTTTTACTGAAGCAGATCGAGCAGGTGCAGATCAAACAGCTCTGCCATATTCACATTATGCTTATTACCCG AGCTATTCACTGAGCCACCATCACAACAGCATCCAAACCACGAACTGGCCCGCACACGTTACACCTGAGTCTCAGCGGGGCGACGTGAACCTCGACAGGGTGTTCCAGATGGTGGATGAGTTCCAGGGTTTGCCCAACGTCCACGTCGTGCGAGTGGGCACCCCTGTGAACGGCCAGCACACCTCCAGCCCATCTCTCTGCACTCTACCTGCTGCCTCTAAACCTGACCCCGACAGTCCTCAGAGCTCCAGGGCAGGCACTGCGGCATCCAGTCCTGTGAGAGCGGCCTGCAGTGCGGGAGCTCAGTACATCAAACTGGAGTCTGAGGGACATGATGTTGAGAAGCAAGGAGCCAGCCAACTCAAAGAAGATGCTGCAGATCAGAAAGTGACTCAGGAAAGCATCAGAAACTGA
- the hsf5 gene encoding heat shock factor protein 5 isoform X1 produces MMDVENDKSLLRVHINYNNFPAKLWRLINNPQNDSVFWSPNGESVIVDQQRFEDELLSPVKQDAKLFKTTNFTSFIRQLNLYGFRKVYDRSFKDRRRNLHHFHNPFFKQSRPELLVHMKRLTISNKAKMQAGEEVTCRPPRRNHQQSQHNTTEAKRGFADPNQHFGSVSHQQMGSDRSLIPPRSWIFPYSDVPPFYSNKGIPVSVIRLNPYNTPHRIQSGPGALFPQEPKYIPHQLSYPPGLYSPVVCQCCTAGFTEADRAGADQTALPYSHYAYYPQSYSLSHHHNSIQTTNWPAHVTPESQRGDVNLDRVFQMVDEFQGLPNVHVVRVGTPVNGQHTSSPSLCTLPAASKPDPDSPQSSRAGTAASSPVRAACSAGAQYIKLESEGHDVEKQGASQLKEDAADQKVTQESIRN; encoded by the exons ATGATGGATGTGGAGAATGATAAGTCTCTTCTCAGAGTACACATAAACTACAACAACTTCCCGGCTAAGTTGTGGCGTTTGATAAACAATCCCCAAAACGACTCGGTCTTCTGGAGCCCAAATGGAGAGAGTGTGATTGTCGACCAGCAGCGGTTTGAGGACGAACTGCTGTCACCGGTCAAACAAGACGCTAAACTGTTCAAGACCACCAACTTCACCAGCTTCATCCGCCAGCTCAACCTCTACGGCTTCCGGAAGGTCTATGACAGGTCCTTCAAGGACAGACGCCGCAACCTGCACCACTTCCACAATCCCTTCTTCAAACAGAGTCGGCCAGAGCTTCTGGTCCACATGAAGAGGCTCACAATCAGTAACAAGGCCAAGATGCAGGCCGGAGAGGAGGTGACCTGTCGCCCCCCGCGCCGAAACCATCAGCAGTCTCAACACAACACTACAGAGGCGAAGAGAG GTTTTGCAGACCCAAATCAGCACTTTGGTTCTGTATCCCATCAGCAGATGGGGTCTGACCGAAGCCTGATCCCTCCGCGCTCCTGGATCTTTCCTTACAGTGATGTGCCTCCCTTCTACTCTAACAAAGGCATCCCGGTTTCTGTCATCCGCCTCAATCCGTACAACACTCCTCACAGGATCCAGTCCGGTCCTGGTGCTCTGTTTCCACAGGAGCCTAAATATATACCTCATCAGCTGTCCTATCCTCCTGGGCTTTACTCGCCAG TAGTTTGTCAGTGTTGCACTGCTGGTTTTACTGAAGCAGATCGAGCAGGTGCAGATCAAACAGCTCTGCCATATTCACATTATGCTTATTACCCG CAGAGCTATTCACTGAGCCACCATCACAACAGCATCCAAACCACGAACTGGCCCGCACACGTTACACCTGAGTCTCAGCGGGGCGACGTGAACCTCGACAGGGTGTTCCAGATGGTGGATGAGTTCCAGGGTTTGCCCAACGTCCACGTCGTGCGAGTGGGCACCCCTGTGAACGGCCAGCACACCTCCAGCCCATCTCTCTGCACTCTACCTGCTGCCTCTAAACCTGACCCCGACAGTCCTCAGAGCTCCAGGGCAGGCACTGCGGCATCCAGTCCTGTGAGAGCGGCCTGCAGTGCGGGAGCTCAGTACATCAAACTGGAGTCTGAGGGACATGATGTTGAGAAGCAAGGAGCCAGCCAACTCAAAGAAGATGCTGCAGATCAGAAAGTGACTCAGGAAAGCATCAGAAACTGA